TTAACAACAGCTACCCAATATTCGGGAGAGCCTTTACCTGAACCCATACGTGTTTCTGCGGGTCTTACTGTAACTGGTTTATCTGGAAATATACGGACCCATATTTTTCCACCGCGACGTGCATTTCGTGTCATTGCTCGTCGACCTGCTTCTATTTGTCTAGAGGTGATCCAAGCGGGTTCAAGTGCCTGAAGAGCGTATTTACCAAAACAAATAGCATTACCTCGATAAGATATTCCCTTCATTCTTCCTCTATGTTGTTTACGGAATCTGGTTCTTTTGGGGTTATAGTTGATGGTTTATTTTGAATTCCATCTCTACTACAGAACTGGACGTGAGAGTTTCTTCTCATCCAGCTCCTCGCGAATAAAATgaattcaaattaaacattttgaATTCAATTCAGATAGAATATAATTTGAATGAAAATATACATGTatttaataagtaatataatgaaTCATGGATTTCATTTAATCTAGATCAAATCTATTATGAATTTGTATATCTTG
This sequence is a window from Lactuca sativa cultivar Salinas unplaced genomic scaffold, Lsat_Salinas_v11 Lsat_1_v11_unplaced_51, whole genome shotgun sequence. Protein-coding genes within it:
- the LOC122194727 gene encoding 50S ribosomal protein L16, chloroplastic; the protein is MKGISYRGNAICFGKYALQALEPAWITSRQIEAGRRAMTRNARRGGKIWVRIFPDKPVTVRPAETRMGSGKGSPEYWVAVVKPGRILYEMGGVTENIARRAISIAASKMPIRAQFIISG